The following proteins are encoded in a genomic region of Desulfosporosinus youngiae DSM 17734:
- the hpt gene encoding hypoxanthine phosphoribosyltransferase, which produces MEEYIAKVLISREELAKRVAELGAEITRDYAGKNLLVLGILKGAVPFMSDLIREIRLPLAYDFMALSSYGASTQSSGVVRILKDLERSVEDVHILITEDIVDTGLTLNYLIANLKARNPLSVKVATLLDKAGRRKVEVSPDYNCFSIPDEFVVGYGLDFNEEYRNLPYIGVLKPEAYKSI; this is translated from the coding sequence ATGGAAGAATATATTGCAAAAGTATTAATATCACGAGAAGAACTGGCAAAACGCGTGGCTGAATTAGGGGCAGAAATAACCAGAGATTATGCTGGAAAGAATCTTTTAGTTCTTGGGATTTTAAAAGGAGCAGTACCTTTTATGTCGGACCTCATTCGAGAGATTAGACTGCCTCTGGCTTATGACTTTATGGCCTTATCCAGCTATGGAGCGTCAACTCAGTCTTCCGGAGTAGTCAGGATACTTAAAGATTTAGAGCGGAGCGTCGAAGATGTTCACATTTTGATTACTGAGGATATTGTGGATACCGGATTAACATTAAACTATCTAATAGCAAACCTAAAGGCTCGCAACCCTCTTAGTGTAAAGGTCGCTACGCTTCTCGACAAAGCTGGACGAAGAAAGGTTGAAGTCTCTCCGGATTATAATTGCTTTTCAATTCCGGATGAATTTGTGGTTGGGTATGGGCTGGACTTTAATGAGGAATACCGCAATTTGCCTTATATAGGTGTATTAAAACCGGAAGCTTATAAATCTATTTAA